The Verrucomicrobium spinosum DSM 4136 = JCM 18804 DNA segment GCATCCTTGCGGATGTCCTGCATGAAGAGGTCAAAGCTCGCGCCACCTTTGAAGGTAGGAGCGCGAAGGCACACCCACTTGAAGAAGCGCTCGCGCAGTTCCGGAGTCCAGCCAGCTTTGGCGAATCGCAGGCTCTGAGCCAGCGCAATCTGCTCTTCCTGGGTCGGGGCATTTTCCAGGATCGGGATGGCCTTGGCCACAAAGGCATGGTCTCCCAGGAACGTCAGCACATTCACGAGGTCCACATCCAGCCAGGGTTCACTGGTCGGAAAGATGGAAGACAGACGGCCAATGGCCTTCTTACGAACGCCGTCCGCCGGCTCCCCAAAGCGGGAGAAAGCCAGCATGTTTACCCGCACGTAGAGCTCCCGGTCAGTCCCTTTGAGATCGGCAAACTTGATGCGCTCCAGCGCATTCATCACCGGCTCATAGAAAGCCCTGTCTCCATTGGAAGCACGAGTCAGCGCCATGAGCGCCATCAGCGAGGCACGGGGGGACGTTTCAGCCAGGGCCTTGTCCTTCCAGGTGGCCAGGGGTTGATGCTCCACCGCAATGCGGGCGGCAAAGCGGATGAGACGGTCAGGATGACCGAGCTGCGGCCAGGCAGCTGCCAGCGCCCCGGGGTCCGCATTGCCATGGAAGGCTTCCAGACTGCGGCGCAGTTCGTGAAGTTGTTTCTCCTCGCCCTGAAGCGTCAGCGGTGCAGGAGCAGTGCTTTCCTTGCCCGTGTACGTGACCCGGTAGAGACCGCTCTGCACACGACGACCACCGATGGTGATGTAGAGTGCGCCATCCTTTGGAGAGACTGCCAGGTCCGTGAGCGGCAGCGGATTGGCACTCATGAACTCCTCGAACTCCGCCTTGTACCCGGCACCCTCGGGCTTCATGTGCACGGCGTAGAGTTTGCCATAGCTCCAGTCAGAGATGAAGAACGCCTCCTGGTATTTCGCCGGGAACTTCGCGCCATACCCGAAAGCCACCCCTGTGGGTGAACCAGGGCCGATGTCTGTGACGGGCGGAAGGCTGTCCTCCCAGCGCACCGGCCACTTCTTCGAAAGGGACCGCCAGCCAAACTCGCCACCGCTCTGCACCATGCACACGCGAGTGGGCCGGTACCAGGGCACGCTGAAGTCCCACTCCATGTCCGCGTCATAGGTGAAAAGATCCCCCTGGCGGTTAAAGGCTGCGTCGTACTCGTTGCGGAAGCCGGTGGTGATCAATTCCCACGTCTTGCCATCGGGATCCGTCTTGGCGACCCAGCCACCCGGCGCCATGACATCCCGCATGAAGCCACGCCCGACAAGAGGCGGCAGCAGCACATCCTCCGCCCAATGCCGGGGCACCCGGCTGCTGTCCATCTCAGTGAGAGGTGTCTGATTGCCCACCACGCAATAGAGAGATTTGCCATCCGGTCCCAACACCACAGCGTGAGGACCATGTTCACCGCCCTTGTTGGGGAAGGCACGCAACTGCTCCACCTTGTCGAACTTGTCGTCTTTGTCCGTGTCACTGATCCGGTAGAGTCCACGGGGAAACTTGTCGGAGTTTGTGATGGCATAGAGGTGGCCGAAGGCAAACAGCAGCCCTTGGGCCTCGCCGATCTCCACAGCGATTTCCTCGATCTTCGTGTCCTCCGGTTTGCCATCCAACGCTGGAGGCGTTACGCGATAGAGCTTGCCATACTGGTCGCTCACAATGAGGCGGCCCTTGTCGTCGAAAGTGTTAGCCACCCAGGAGCCCTGAGTTTTCAGCGGCACGCTGTAGAGGAGTTCTGCCTTGAAGCCCTCCTTGAGCTTGATGTCCTTCACCGCCGTGGCTTCCGGCTCCTTCAGGTTGGCAGCCGCGGCAAGGCTCTTTTCATTGAGATTGGCCCAGGATCCGCCTCCCAACGGGGCGAGCGCAATCGCAGGCTTCCAGTCTTTGTCGTCAAATTTTACCTGTTCCCATCCTGCAGGGGCGGTCTCACTGGCCTTCCATGAGGCATCCGTGACGATCTCGGTCTGTCCTTTGTTGCGGGTCTCGATGATGAGCTTCACCAGCACCGCACCTTTGTTCCCGCCGCGGTTGGTTCCAGTGACCGCCAGCACGTTTTGCCCCTTGACCACGGCGTCACTGACTTCCTTGACCTGGACCTTGTCCCATCCCTGGCCCGTGAGCACCGGTTTGCCATTGAGCAGAACGGTCAGTTCATCATCTCCGGTCGCCTGTAGGCGAACGGCATCACTCTGCTGGACATTAAACGTTTTGCGGAGATACACCGTCTGGTTGGGTTTCGCCTCAGCGGCGGACCAGATCCACTGCGGCGTCTCTGCAAGCGCCGTAAAGGCGGCGAGACTGAGAGCTGCCGTGGCGGCGAGGGGAACGGTGATGCGTCGGTAGAGAGAAGGCATGGGTGGTGGCTTGGCGGGACAGAGATAACTGCGAAAAGCATAACGCGTACATCATGAGGGGAATTTCAACTGTGACGTGATCGCGGGACAGCCGCCTTCGGCGGAGACAAAAGACTGGAAGGCGAAAGACAGAAGACCTGAGATGAGGGGCAGCGGCATGTGCTCGAGAAAACTCCATACTCTCTCGGTGCAGCAACCGATATACTGATCTACTGGTTTACCGGACCACTGCGTTACCGAAATGCACTCGCACCCTCCTCCGCACAGGAACTCTCACGGCCCCACGGGGGTCTGTCAGGCCACCCAGAAAAAAGTACCTCACGCGGAGCTCGTTCCCATGGGAGCCCTCCGGCCATTAATTGCCAGCAGGATCTCCGCCCAGTATCCGAACCTGCAATCGAGCTCGCTCATCTCTCATGAGGTGCTGAATGCAGCTCGGCTGGACTACGTGAGGTCCGCGCTGGAGGACCAGTTGGGCGAGCTGACGCACCTGGACGAGGAGGTGGTGGAAAGTCTGCACAAGCATGAGGTGCTGAGCGCACGTCCTCTGGATGACCCAGAGGACAAAGAGTCCAGCTTTGGCGCACGGGTGGCGGACAAGATTGCCAGCTTTGGCGGGAGTTGGACGTTCATCCTCACCTTTGGTGGGTTTCTCGTACTCTGGATCGCCGTCAACGTCTGGTTCCTGGCATCTCGGGCGTTTGATCCCTACCCCTTCATTTTGCTGAATTTGATCCTCTCCTGTCTGGCAGCCATGCAGGCCCCCGTCATCATGATGAGCCAGAACCGGCAAGAGACCCGGGACCGGAGGAGGGCGGAGAATGACTACAAGATCAACCTCAAGTCCGAGCTGGAAATTCGCCATCTGCACGAGAAAGTGGACTACCTCCTGCACCAGCAGGCCACTCGCCTGCTGGAGATCCAGGAGATCCAGCTCGACCTCATGCGGGAGCTGGCCAATCAAGGAAAAAGTGATGCAGGGACGCGGTCGGCTCGAAAAGGTGACGAGACTAATCACGTTTAGGATCCTCCCGGCTCTCCCCCGGCCAAGGTGGCCGATTTTTCACTATTGCTCGACTGTCCGTGGACAGTTCTTTTTCACTGACTCCTTCCGCCTCCGTTTTCCTGACTGGTCCCATGATGCCCTCCGTGCTTCGCCGGCTGCTGCCGGTCCTTTTCCCGTTCCTGTATCTTTCCTGCCTGGCCCTGCCGAAATCCATCCTTGCCCAGGACCAACCCGCTACGGAGGATGACATCCCCATCCCCCGCGCTGACATCAAGCTGGCCCATACCACGACCTCGGCCCGGTTGTATGAACCAGACGAGCGCCCCCCGGTGGCGGTCATGGTCTTCGGGTCCGGAGATGGAGGATGGTCAGCATGGGAAGATGCCGTGAGTCACTGGCTCCGGGATGCCGGAGTCTATGTCATCGGGCTGGATCTGCGCGAGTATGCAGCCAAAGACTACACGGCGGAGCTGTTGGGCCGGGACATGGCCACCCTCGCAGCCGAGGCCGCCAGCCGGGGCGGTGGCGATGACAGCACGCCAGTTATCTATGCAGGCTGGAGCATGGGGGCGGTGCAAGCGGTACCGGCAGCAGCATGGAAGGAACGCCCCGCCGCGCTCAAGGGCATCATCATGCTCAGTGCCGACAGCCGGGGGCGCTTTGGCCTCAGAGCCTCTGATGAACTCGGCGTCACCCCCACCGGTCCTGGCACCTTCAGTCTGGGTGACTTTACTCCTGCGATGGCGGGCCTGCGGGTCGCGCAGTTCCATGGAGGCGCGGATTTCATGGCCTCCACTGCCTGGATCCAGAGCTTGAAGACGCCTCATGAACTCTACGTGATCGGCGGCGCCAACCACGGCTTTGACGGGCCGGCCGACGAGTTTGCGGAGGATCTTCTGCGCGGTGTTCATTGGGTGTTGGGGGATGACAGCGCGGCGGCACCACCGCCGGAAGGCGAACTCCCCTTCGGCCTCTCCCCCCTCTGGCCAGTAGCCGCCCTGGCCATCGGCCTCTCCATCTTTTTCCTCGTCTCCAAGAAACACTCCATCGCCGTGCTGGCATGGGCCGTCACGCTCATGGGGCTGGTGGACCTGCTGGAAGCGCTTTTTCAAAAGCCGCCGACCGTACTGGCCTGGATGGAGCAATGGGTACCCCTAGGGGTGACGGAAAAAAGCCGACTGCTGCTGCTGCTCTCCGGCCTGGCCCTTCTCTCCCTTGCACGCGGTTTGCGCAGGCGGAAGCATCTGGCCTGGCTCCTCGTGCTCGTACTGCTTAGCGTGTCCGTGGTGCTGCATTTGTCCCGGGCATTCGACTGGCACCACGCCCTGGCCGCTGCCGTGCTGCTCATCCCCCTGGTCAGGTGGAGGCAGCAGTTTGTGGCGAGGTCAGACGCGCCGTCGGTTCGCATCGCCGGACTGGTGGCCTTTTCACTGGCGTTTGGCCTCATGATTTATGGCACCGTGGGCATCCGGCAGTACAGTGAGTCCGGCAAGGTCGGAGCAGCGCTCTCATGGGCAGACTGTCTCCACGGGGCTGGCGCGGCGGTGTTCATGCAAAAGTCGGAGTTGGACCATGACGGTGGCCGGGAGGTGCGGGGCTTCCTCGCCACACTCCGCACCGGCAGCTTACTTAGCTCCATGCTGGTACTGGCCCTGCTGCTGCGCCCCGTACTGGCCAAGCGCCATCCGGAGGCCACCGACGATGAACGCGAGCGCATGACAAAGATCATCGCCGAGTACGGTCGGGACCCAATGGACAACTTCGCCCTGCTGCCCGACAAGCGCTGCTTCTTCACGAAGGATGGCAAAGGGCTGGTCACCTATGCCCTGTGGCGAAAATATGCCGTGGCCCTGGCAGATCCCATCTGTCCGCCGGAAGGGCGCGCCGCAGCCGTGGCGGAGTTCCGCGCCTTCTGCCGCAACCAGGACTGGCAGCCCATCTTCTACTGCGTGCACGTCTCGAACCGCCCCCTTTACGAGGAGGAGGATTTCGTCACCTTCAAGGTGGGTGAAGACGCCCGCCTGGATGTCGCGGAGTTCAAACTGGAGGGTGGAAAGTTCCAAAATCTGCGCACCGCCCGCAACAAGGCACGCAAAGGCGGCCTCACTTTCCAGTGGTATGACGGTACACCCCACACCGATCACGGGCTTGAGGCCCAGCTCACGCTGATCTCCCAGGAATGGCTGGCCCACAAGCACGGCGGAGAGATGACCTTCGACCTCGGGGCCTTCAGCATCGACAGCATTCGCAAACACGGCGTGGCGATCGTGCGCAACCCAGAGGGCCGGATCGAAACTTTTGCCACATGGCTCCCCTACCATCAGGGCAAGGGACGCTGCCTGGATCTCATGCGCGGGCGCGCGGAGGCGCGGGATGTGCTGGACTTCCTCATTGTGGAGGCCATCGACCATTTCAAGGCGCAAGGAGTCCAGGAGGTCAGCCTCGGGAATGCCCCACTCGCGAACGTCAATGCCGGTGACGGGCAGGCCCTGGAGTGTCGCAAGGAACGCGCCGTGCAGTTTCTCTTCGACAACTTTGACAAGTTCTACGGCTACAAAAGCCTGTTCAACTTCAAGAAGAAGTACCAGCCAGAATGGCAGGGCCGCTACATCGCCTATCCGCCGGGCGTAGGACTGGCCATGGCAGGACTTGCCATCGCAGGGGTACACTTGCCTAAAGGGTTCATGGGGCTGGTCAGGTCCTAGGAAACGAGGACGTTGGGGAGACCAGGGCGTGTTTGAAAAGATGATTCGGGCCTGAAGGGCCGCCAGATAAGTACCGTACGGTTGGGTGGTCATTCGGCGGTGGTCGCATGCCCCTGCACTTTGAGGTGACGGCCATCTCTCGATCCCGCCCACGACACAACTCTTGTATGGCCCACATCCCTAAAAATTCCCTTCACGAGCTGGACGCTGTGAGCCTCTCAAACCCGCCACCTGGGGGCGGCGTTGCCCCACTGAGGCTGACGAACGGCTTGTCGAGCCAACCCGACCACCTTGCGCGTCTCCACCGATCCCCTCATAGAAAGACGAGGGACCAACCCATCCTCACCAAAGCCATGATCACCTCTGATCAGCTCGACGCCTTTCGCGCAGGCCTACGGCGTTGCGAGGGCTACACCACCCTCAACATGCTTAAAGAAGCTGAGAGGGAACTGCTCCAGCTCCCTGCGGAACTGCGCCTGACGCTTCCCTACCTGATGGTCAGCATGAACTTCTTCATCCACTGCCGCCAGTGGGACATGGCCACCAGGATTGGAGCGTGCATTCTCGAGAGCTGGCCCGATTGTGAAGACGTGCGGAGGCTGGCCATGCAGTGCTACGTGCGAAATGGCTGCCGCGGTGAGCTGCCGCCCGCCCTGCTCCAGGCTCCAGGCACACTCCGGCAGGTCATTCGACCGGGAAGAAACTTCGGCCGGAACTGAAGCTGCCCGGCCAACGATGCCTCAGGAAACAACCCAACAGTGACGCCAGTCTCGTCCCAAAGCGAAAAAAGGGGGATCTCCGTTGGAGCCCCCTTCAAAGTGACAGCAATGGCTCAGGCAATGGGTACGCTCACCCAGAAGGTGGTCGTGTTGTCCTGCGAATTCACTCCGAGACGGATGTTCATCTGGTGGCAAAGCATCGCGGCGATGGTCAGGCCGAGGCCCAGATGGTTGCTGTTCTTCGTGCCCGTGAACGGACGGAAGATCTCACTTTGTTTCTCCAGAGTGATGGATGATCCCGTGTTGCTGATAAGGATATCGACCAAGCGCTCGCTTGCTGGAGAGATGACGCCTGGACCGTGGACCTGCATGAGAGCGCGGCCACCCGTGCGCTGGACGGATTCAGCTGCGTTTTTGAGGATCTCCACGAGCAATTCCTTGAGCTTGGTGGGGTCCACCAAAACCGGGGGGAGGCCAGGGGAAACTTCCAGATCAAAAGCGACGCCATTTTTTGAGAAGGGATCCTGAAAAGAGGCCCCCACCACAGCGATGTACTCGTTCAGATTGAGTGGCTGCAAGGTGACTTTGGCGCATCCGCCAGCAGCGCGAATGCGCTCGCTGAGGCCTGAAATGTTAACCGAAGCCTCTTTGATATGCTGCATGTTCTCCAGCACCCCGGGATCGAGGTCATCATTCATCAGAATGAGGCTGCTGAAGCCCTGAATGATGGCCAGCATGTTGTTCAGCTTGTGGGTCAACCCTCTTAAGAGCTCCTGGTGGTAGCCGTCGGCCGACTGTGGCCCAAGATTGAGGTTCGTGGGGTAAACGAACTGCATGGACTGCCCCGTTGAAGCATCTGTGGCCATCATGAATACGAGTTGAAATTAATTAACAAAGCCTGAATGTCCACATCTTATTCACAATTCCAGTGAGGTACACAAGACATTCATTGTGAGGCGCTTTTATCCTGAGATAGAGTCTGTACCACCGGAACTGTCCACATCCAGCTCGCGTACCCGCTTACGATCACGCTCGCTCTGTACAGCGTGACGCAGTTTTTCCCTGACGTCCTCCGCTCCCGCGATGGCTTTCAAGTCCAGTTCTGGGGTGGAAGCATCTGAGGTGATGAGGGACAGATTGCCCAGCCCGAGCATCCGCAAGACAAACGGCTGCTCCAGGCTGTAATCCTTCACGCGGTAGAGTTCGAGTTCATCCAGCCGACGGTTCAAGATGCCACTGGTCTTTCGAAGCCGCTGGGTGGTGAGTTCGTAGTGAGTGGCTTTAGTCACCCACCAGCGTGCAATCCACAGACCAAGCGGAACCACCAGACCAGCGAGGGACAGCCCCCCGGTGAAGGGAAAGGCCACGAGGCAGCCAATGGCCAGAAGGATGCAGAAAAAATAGAACCAAAAGTGCACCCACTGGGAGGAGTGCCCCTTCCACAGGGTGGTTTCACCCGGTGCGGACGGATTAACGCGGTCGTCGGTAGGCATGTTGTTGGGCAAATGTTGTTTGCTACAACAAAGCATAGCGCAGAATACCGACCACCGCCAAGAGAAGCGTTCATGAAATCACCCACACCGCTGGGCCACGCCCCTCTCACCCAGGTGAGCAAGTCTCCCGTGCCCACGGCGGCAAGCACAGGAAGTTGGTCGAGGCGCGCCAAATCATCCAAGGCTGGACTACACGCCCGGCGGCTGGAACTTCTCCAAACGCCACGCCTCAAACTGCTCCTTGCTCGTACGATATCGGGCACCACAACGGGGGCAGGTCATGGTGAGCATCTCATCATCGCCGAACGCATGACTGAGGTCGTCGTCAGCCAGCTTGGCCAGCACGGGATAGAGCCGCTCCAGATTGCAGCCGCAATGCCACACGTAGAGCCGGGTTTCCAGCAGACTCAGCGTCTCCGTCTTGTCCATCTCACGGATCGAGTCATCGGTGAGCGAGGCCAGCCACTCTTCATCACAGTCCGGCTGGGCCGAGACCATGACGATGTCTTCCTCCCCATGGCGGAAGAGACGCGTCGTGCGCTGCTCACTTTGGGTGTAGAAGCCCTCGACCGCCTTGAAGACATCATTTCCGGCAAAGTCCACCATGCTCTGGCGGGCCGCCTTTCCCTGGGCGGCCGTCTGGGCGATGAAGATGTTCTTCCCAAAATCCCGCACATCCTCGGTGAAGACACGTCCGGCGACTCTTCCCGGGCGTGATCCCCCGGTGACAAAGACATTCACGAGCGGGTTGTGGAAGTTGAGCGTCCAGCCACACGTTTCGTCCTGGGGACGGGAGGCGAGATGCAGCGTCAGGGCCGCGAGCGCCTCCTTGAGCAGGAGATCGTTGGTGTTGGAGTACTTCAACTCGTGCTCGGCACGATGGAGGTAGTAATCAATGTACAGGGGCTCAAAGTCGGCTCTGGCCACTAGCGCGTTACGTCCTCGCACAAAATAAGTGCGGACCTCGAGCGGGCTGGCTTCAGTGTCTGTCATGGCTGCTGATCTGAGATTCGGGGGTTAAGGGGGGCTGGGGACATAGCAGAGGCTGGCCCATTGGGGAAACGCAATGTGCGTCTGTAGAAACTTACTGCGAGAGGCGTGCCATCTAGTATGCTCAATCTTTTCTTACGCTTCCCGAGCGACTTATGAATCGTCGTCACTTCCTCAATTTCATCACCGCCTCGAGCGCTCTTGAGGGCCTAACCCGCGCCGGCCTGGGTCAGGAAACAGGTGTTGCACCTGTTGCAGAATCGCTGCCTCCGACGCGCGCCCTGACCCTGGGATCAAAATTCCACTGGTTCGCCTACTATGACAAGCTCCAGTTTGACCCCACGGACCGCTATATCCTGAGCAATCAGGTGGACTTCGAAGGGCGCACCCCGGGACCGGATGACGTCCTGCGCGTGGGAATGATCGACACGGCAGACGGCGACAAGTGGACCGAACTGGGCACCTCGACCGCCTGGGGCTGGCAACAGGGCTGCATGCTCCAGTGGCTTCCCGGCTCACAGAGCAAGATCATCTGGAATGATCGGGACAAAGCCACCCAACGCTACGTGAGCCACATTCTGGATGTGAAGACGGGTGAGAAACGCACCCTCCCCCTCCCGGTGTACACCATCAGTCCAGACGGGAAGTGGGCGGTAACGCCTGACTTCGCCCGCATCGACTACTGCCGCAGCGGCTATGGCTACAGCGGCATCCCAGACCCTTGCTCGAATGAAAAAGCGCCCGCCAAGAGTGGCATCTGGCGCATGAATCTGGAGACGGGTGAGCACCAGCTCATCTTCTCCATCGCGGACGCGGTCGCCGTCCCACACCCGGAATTGGATCTCACCCAACTGTGGAACTGGTTCAACCATCTCCTGATTTCCCCCGATGGCAAACGCCTCATCTTCCTGCACCGCTGGCGAGAGCGGGTGGACATCCCGCGCGAGCAAAAGGCGGGCGGCTTCAAAACCCGGATGTTCACCGTGAATCTCGATGGCACGGAACCGTATGTGCTGGAGCCCAGCGGCGTGGTCAGCCACTTCATCTGGCGCGATCCCGAGCATCTCGTCGCGTGGGCCAAACCCACTGCTGAACCCGAGGCACGGGTGATCGTGTACAAGGACAAGACTCGGGAGTACACCAAACTCGGTGCGGACAAGATCACCGTGGACGGGCACATGACCTACCTTCCCCACCGGAACAACGAATGGCTCCTCTGCGACACCTATCCCGACCCGGTGCGCCGACTGCAGACGCCGTTCCTTTACCATATCCCCACGGATCGACGTATTCCCTTGGGGCATTTCTTTGAGCCTCGCGAGTACAAGGGAGAGTACCGTTGTGACACCCACCCGCGCTCCAGCAATGATGGCAAAAAAGTCGTGATCGACTCGGTGCATGCTGGCAACGGCCGGCAGATGTACCTGATTGACGTATCAGGGATCCATTAAAGTGCGTCTTTTTTCGGCGACCAGGTCTGGGCAGGTTCACCCCTTCTCTGCCTTCGCGTTTTAATTGGCGAATGCATGGAATCCCCCCCCTTTCTCTGTCATCCAACATGCAGACAACATACAGAGTTTCCACTTTCCAGAGTCGGAAGATCCCTTAGAATAAGCCAAACCCCTATGGAAAGCGATGTTGTGGACACCGCGATACCGTGATGCTCAGCCCGTCCCGGTGCCCCCCGCGAACTCTGCCTCCACCATGGGAGTTGGCTTGTCTGATTGATGAAAAAGAACCGCTGGCGTTTCATTCTTCTCACTTCCTGGATCCTGTTTACCGTTGCTTTCCTTCTGCGGGAAGTGCTGCTCCGCATCAGCAGTGTGGATGACCGGAGTTTGCTGCCTTGGGCTTTGACCCACACTCCCAGCCATTGGGCTGTCATGCTCACGCTGGCTTCGTTGGCGTACGCCATGTTCGTTTTCGCCCCCCTCCAACTGCCCTTTATGGCCCTGTGGACGGTGCGGAAAACGCCCGTGCCTGCGAGAAAAAAACTTCCCGTCCTGCTCATCCCCTGCGCGCTTATTTCCACTTGGTGGGTGAGCGACACTCTCCGCCATCCGCCCGACTCCAAGGGCCATTTCGAGGCAGTCATGTCCCACCCTCTTCCAGTGGGTTCCTCGCACTTCATGGCCATCCACCCCCTGGGGACTGGCACCTTTGCAGAAATTTGGGGCAGCGTGCACGGCTACCGGATGAAGCTGCCCTCCAAGGAGGCGACGCACTATTGCCGCAGCCTGGGTGGGGCCCAATACGACTTTGTCGTGGAGTCGCTCGCAGACCCCTATGATGACTTCTTGAGCAGTCTGCCAAAGGAATGGGGCTACGCCTTGGGGCTGCCTCATTTGCAGGTGCATCAGTTGCCGCCCATCTGTGGCAAACCCGCTTTTGCCATGGTGGATCCCACCCGCGATGACATGCTGGTCATGGTATGGCAGCAGGGCCAGCTCGACTCACGTCCAGCGCAACATCTCTATCCCACCCGCTCTGCTGAGCCCGACTTCTACGCCAACGCGAAGAACAAGCCAGGGCAGTGAGTTCCACCTCCAATATCGGGACCCAAATACTGATTCCAACCGGATTCACCATGCTGCCAACGCTGCGGCCACCCTCGTGCGATCCTCTGGATTTTCGTAAGCAGTCGGATCGAAAGGGGCCTCGCGCTGATTGAGAGCCCCGAGCGCGTCAGTGCGGCCAGTAGGAAGGTGGAAGTGACGCGATTTTCATGGTTCTTCAGGTCCGTCGAGCGGTCATGACGATCAAGGGTGACTTCCCCCCAGTTCACCAGCCTTTTTTCGACACGGCATCGGCAAAGCAGTCAGGCACTATAGCTCGTCAGTCGCACCACCCGCGCCTCCCAATTTCAACCATCTCCAAAAGCTCCAGCCCTCCTCCCCCACAAAAAACCGGCCGTCCCCGCAGGAGCGACCGGTTTACTGAATTACTGGTTTACCGAGTTACCGACCCACCGTTTCACTTGGCCGCATTCTTCTCTCCCCAGGCCTTCACGAAATCAATGCACTGCTTGATGTCAGGCACGTTGTCTTCCCACTTGTTCTCGTATTCCACGGAGATATTGCCATCGAAGCCCTGAGCCTTGAGCTCAGCCAGGCAGCCCGCCACATCGCTCACGCCGGTGCCATAGATCTGGTCAGGGCCCTGTTTGCCGATTTCCTTGCGGTCTTTCAGGTGGCTGCTGATGATGCGGCCTTTGAGAATCTTGAGACACTCGATGGGCTGAAGCCCGCTGGTGGCCCAGTGACCGGTGTCGGCGCAGGCACCGATGCGGGGGTCGCGGTCCTTCACGAGGTCACGCACATAGTTCGGGTCCCAGAGCTGGTAGCTGCGGTCCAGCGGGCGCTTGGCGTGCTCATGATAGCCAACCTTGATGTCGAACTCCTTCACGCACTTCTCGATGGCGTCGATGTTCTTCACGTCTTCGGTCGTGATGGCGTAGAGGCCGAGTTTCTTGGCGAACTCAAAGATCTGACGCCACTCGGCTTCGTCCTTGCCACCCACGACGCCGTAGTTCACGGCCTTGATCTTGTGCTGGGCCAGCTTGTCCTGAAGCGCCTTGAAGTCGGCGTCGTTCATGGTGTGATGCAGCTTGCGATCCGGAGCCTCGGGGCTGAGCTTCTGGCCGGGATAGAACTCGATAACGGTGGCACCGGCCTTCTCGGCCTTTTCAATCGCCTCGAACGCGGTGAAACGGTTGAAGCTG contains these protein-coding regions:
- a CDS encoding c-type cytochrome — encoded protein: MPSLYRRITVPLAATAALSLAAFTALAETPQWIWSAAEAKPNQTVYLRKTFNVQQSDAVRLQATGDDELTVLLNGKPVLTGQGWDKVQVKEVSDAVVKGQNVLAVTGTNRGGNKGAVLVKLIIETRNKGQTEIVTDASWKASETAPAGWEQVKFDDKDWKPAIALAPLGGGSWANLNEKSLAAAANLKEPEATAVKDIKLKEGFKAELLYSVPLKTQGSWVANTFDDKGRLIVSDQYGKLYRVTPPALDGKPEDTKIEEIAVEIGEAQGLLFAFGHLYAITNSDKFPRGLYRISDTDKDDKFDKVEQLRAFPNKGGEHGPHAVVLGPDGKSLYCVVGNQTPLTEMDSSRVPRHWAEDVLLPPLVGRGFMRDVMAPGGWVAKTDPDGKTWELITTGFRNEYDAAFNRQGDLFTYDADMEWDFSVPWYRPTRVCMVQSGGEFGWRSLSKKWPVRWEDSLPPVTDIGPGSPTGVAFGYGAKFPAKYQEAFFISDWSYGKLYAVHMKPEGAGYKAEFEEFMSANPLPLTDLAVSPKDGALYITIGGRRVQSGLYRVTYTGKESTAPAPLTLQGEEKQLHELRRSLEAFHGNADPGALAAAWPQLGHPDRLIRFAARIAVEHQPLATWKDKALAETSPRASLMALMALTRASNGDRAFYEPVMNALERIKFADLKGTDRELYVRVNMLAFSRFGEPADGVRKKAIGRLSSIFPTSEPWLDVDLVNVLTFLGDHAFVAKAIPILENAPTQEEQIALAQSLRFAKAGWTPELRERFFKWVCLRAPTFKGGASFDLFMQDIRKDAEAGLTEAEKVALKPILEAKPDVKAPQFTFTLKSFVKNYTVEDIEGLLGAGLEGGRNFVNGRNMFGQATCFACHRFGQEGGAIGPDLTSVAGKYSPRDLLVHIIEPSKEISDQYGQLEVTLNDDSKVYGRIMNLAGDTITLNINMMDPNALQRVDRKLIKSMDQSKVSMMPPGLLSTLNQNDILDLLAYLLSKGNKEDPMFK
- a CDS encoding DUF1003 domain-containing protein; this encodes MGALRPLIASRISAQYPNLQSSSLISHEVLNAARLDYVRSALEDQLGELTHLDEEVVESLHKHEVLSARPLDDPEDKESSFGARVADKIASFGGSWTFILTFGGFLVLWIAVNVWFLASRAFDPYPFILLNLILSCLAAMQAPVIMMSQNRQETRDRRRAENDYKINLKSELEIRHLHEKVDYLLHQQATRLLEIQEIQLDLMRELANQGKSDAGTRSARKGDETNHV
- a CDS encoding phosphatidylglycerol lysyltransferase domain-containing protein yields the protein MMPSVLRRLLPVLFPFLYLSCLALPKSILAQDQPATEDDIPIPRADIKLAHTTTSARLYEPDERPPVAVMVFGSGDGGWSAWEDAVSHWLRDAGVYVIGLDLREYAAKDYTAELLGRDMATLAAEAASRGGGDDSTPVIYAGWSMGAVQAVPAAAWKERPAALKGIIMLSADSRGRFGLRASDELGVTPTGPGTFSLGDFTPAMAGLRVAQFHGGADFMASTAWIQSLKTPHELYVIGGANHGFDGPADEFAEDLLRGVHWVLGDDSAAAPPPEGELPFGLSPLWPVAALAIGLSIFFLVSKKHSIAVLAWAVTLMGLVDLLEALFQKPPTVLAWMEQWVPLGVTEKSRLLLLLSGLALLSLARGLRRRKHLAWLLVLVLLSVSVVLHLSRAFDWHHALAAAVLLIPLVRWRQQFVARSDAPSVRIAGLVAFSLAFGLMIYGTVGIRQYSESGKVGAALSWADCLHGAGAAVFMQKSELDHDGGREVRGFLATLRTGSLLSSMLVLALLLRPVLAKRHPEATDDERERMTKIIAEYGRDPMDNFALLPDKRCFFTKDGKGLVTYALWRKYAVALADPICPPEGRAAAVAEFRAFCRNQDWQPIFYCVHVSNRPLYEEEDFVTFKVGEDARLDVAEFKLEGGKFQNLRTARNKARKGGLTFQWYDGTPHTDHGLEAQLTLISQEWLAHKHGGEMTFDLGAFSIDSIRKHGVAIVRNPEGRIETFATWLPYHQGKGRCLDLMRGRAEARDVLDFLIVEAIDHFKAQGVQEVSLGNAPLANVNAGDGQALECRKERAVQFLFDNFDKFYGYKSLFNFKKKYQPEWQGRYIAYPPGVGLAMAGLAIAGVHLPKGFMGLVRS
- a CDS encoding sensor histidine kinase produces the protein MMATDASTGQSMQFVYPTNLNLGPQSADGYHQELLRGLTHKLNNMLAIIQGFSSLILMNDDLDPGVLENMQHIKEASVNISGLSERIRAAGGCAKVTLQPLNLNEYIAVVGASFQDPFSKNGVAFDLEVSPGLPPVLVDPTKLKELLVEILKNAAESVQRTGGRALMQVHGPGVISPASERLVDILISNTGSSITLEKQSEIFRPFTGTKNSNHLGLGLTIAAMLCHQMNIRLGVNSQDNTTTFWVSVPIA
- a CDS encoding PH domain-containing protein; its protein translation is MPTDDRVNPSAPGETTLWKGHSSQWVHFWFYFFCILLAIGCLVAFPFTGGLSLAGLVVPLGLWIARWWVTKATHYELTTQRLRKTSGILNRRLDELELYRVKDYSLEQPFVLRMLGLGNLSLITSDASTPELDLKAIAGAEDVREKLRHAVQSERDRKRVRELDVDSSGGTDSISG